In Clarias gariepinus isolate MV-2021 ecotype Netherlands chromosome 9, CGAR_prim_01v2, whole genome shotgun sequence, a single window of DNA contains:
- the gck gene encoding hexokinase-4: protein MPCLTAVRQQKLRVPSSYKSMLEKVLMVDQILSEFQLSKEELKEVMRRMQREMNRGLHIETHEEASVKMLPTYVCSTPEGSEVGDFLALDLGGTNFRVMLVIVGEDEERGWKVETKHRMYSIPEDAMTGTAEMLFDYIAECISDFLDEHHIKHRKLPLGFTFSFPVRHEDLDKGILLNWTKGFKASGAEGNNVVGLLRDAIKRRGDFEMDIVAMVNDTVATMISCYYEDRSCEVGMIVGTGCNVCYMEEMHSVELVEGEEGRMCVNTEWGAFGGNGELEDFRLEYDRVVDESSLNPGEQLYEKLISGKYMGELVRLVLMKLVNENLLFNGEASDILKTWGSFETRFVSQIESDTGDRKQIYNILSSLGVLPSELDCDIVRLACESVSTRAAQMCGAGLAGVINVMRERRCLDELKITVGVDGSVYKLHPWFKERFHKVVWDLAPNCDIAFIQSEEGSGRGAALISAVACKMAARTIEP, encoded by the exons ATGCCTTGCCTCACTGCTGTCCGCCAACAGAAGCTAAGAGTGCCAAGCTCTTACAAGTCAATGCTGGAGAAAGTTCTCATG GTGGACCAAATCTTGTCGGAGTTCCAGCTCAGTAAAGAAGAGTTGAAGGAAGTGATGAGACGAATGCAGAGGGAAATGAACCGAGGGCTTCACATAGAAACACATGAGGAGGCCAGCGTTAAAATGCTACCCACTTATGTCTGCTCCACTCCTGAAGGCTCTG AAGTTGGAGACTTCCTGGCATTAGACCTAGGTGGCACTAACTTCCGTGTGATGCTTGTGATCGTGGGCGAGGATGAGGAGAGAGGCTGGAAGGTGGAGACCAAGCACCGAATGTACTCCATCCCTGAGGACGCCATGACCGGAACTGCAGAAATG CTTTTCGACTACATCGCAGAGTGTATATCCGATTTCCTGGATGAGCACCACATCAAACATAGGAAACTTCCTCTGGGATTCACTTTCTCATTTCCAGTTCGCCATGAGGACCTGGATAAG GGCATTCTGCTCAACTGGACTAAAGGGTTCAAGGCTTCTGGTGCTGAAGGCAACAATGTCGTTGGTCTCCTTAGAGATGCCATAAAACGAAGAGGG GACTTTGAAATGGACATAGTCGCAATGGTGAATGACACAGTGGCTACAATGATTTCCTGTTACTATGAAGACCGGAGCTGTGAGGTTGGCATGATAGTGG GAACTGGCTGTAATGTGTGCTACATGGAGGAGATGCACTCAGTGGAGCTGGTGGAAGGGGAGGAGGGAAGGATGTGTGTGAACACTGAGTGGGGAGCGTTTGGAGGGAACGGAGAGCTGGAAGACTTTCGTCTGGAATATGACCGAGTGGTGGACGAGTCATCTCTCAATCCGGGAGAACAGCT gtATGAGAAGCTGATAAGTGGGAAGTACATGGGTGAGCTGGTGCGTCTTGTTCTGATGAAGCTGGTGAATGAAAACTTGCTCTTTAATGGCGAAGCTTCAGACATACTGAAGACATGGGGCAGCTTTGAGACTCGCTTCGTATCCCAGATTGAAAG TGACACAGGAGACAGGAAACAAATCTACAACATCCTGAGCTCCCTGGGGGTCCTGCCATCCGAGCTGGACTGCGACATTGTGCGTTTGGCCTGCGAAAGCGTGTCCACTCGAGCAGCACAGATGTGTGGAGCTGGACTCGCCGGAGTTATTAACGTCATGAGAGAGCGCCGCTGCCTGGACGAGCTAAAGATCACCGTGGGAGTGGACGGTTCCGTGTACAAACTCCACCCATG GTTCAAAGAGCGGTTCCACAAAGTCGTCTGGGACTTGGCACCCAACTGCGACATCGCCTTCATCCAGTCAGAAGAAGGCAGTGGCCGAGGGGCCGCACTTATCTCTGCTGTCGCCTGCAAGATGGCTGCCCGCACGATAGAGCCATGA
- the sb:cb288 gene encoding uncharacterized protein sb:cb288 encodes MRTEGRNVTVLRHGNFSQVFPPAPAWLPLTSHRNGSLVASPASNSERPKRSGIIPGMIAAGIFIILLLALYAVLWKCMVSPPKRGKKKRILKGARVAV; translated from the exons ATGAGGACAGAGGGGAGAAACGTCACAGTGCTCCGGCATGGCAacttctcacag GTCTTCCCTCCTGCCCCAGCCTGGCTTCCCCTTACTTCACACAGAAACG GTTCACTGGTGGCATCTCCAGCCTCAAACTCTGAGAGGCCTAAACGCAGTGGGATCATACCAG gtaTGATAGCTGCAGGGATCTTTATAATCCTGCTCCTGGCGCTCTATGCCGTTCTGTGGAAATGTATGGTGTCTCCACCCAAAAG AGGCAAAAAGAAGCGGATCTTAAAGGGAGCCAGGGTTGCCGTGTGA
- the npc1l1 gene encoding NPC1-like intracellular cholesterol transporter 1, with protein MGVLTKNWDLVFLTLAAYLVLCDAQPQPGHCVMYDECGLNPDVEKPLLPPYIPCKSYQPATLTSGQHYQLLKEVCPMLDQGVNNSFACCTPTQLRALRNSLTLSKAVLLRCPACTYNFAQIHCITTCSPNQSQVVNITRTVNVTIGGVEKDGVVAYQAYVSTNFSDASFRSCQNVRIPATGGYAIGTMCGQYGYKQCTPQRWLDFQGDSSNGLAPLDIDFRLILPNETSEVPEGMVPYAGVAIGCNETTPIGEKECSCQDCLDACPVVPPPELRPVASSSFMIAGMNGVLFICLIVFIFLSLLFLAFLVAKFVFQTRKSKLSKRGKDNNENEVDFNKTVDPKDITCSDRASLAAQEILGSFFQRWGTTMARYPKTVIVVCLVAVVAFSTGLMHIELTTDPVQLWSAPNSRARREKDFHDEHFSPFFRTNQLILTAPGREGYVYDSLLFGKTNISGLISKDLIFQLLELQERIQAINFWSEDLQRNTSLKDVCYAPLNPVNPALSDCAVNGLPQYFQNSIDNLNAKANMTELGVTKEVDWRDHLIYCLNSPLSFKDITALGMSCMADYGGPVFPFLAVGGYENDDYTDAEAFILTFSLNNYPRDDPKFNVVQEWESKFLEIVQEYQRNPSTNFTFAYMAERSLEDEINRTTIEDIPIFMISYAVIFLYIAVALGEYSSFKRILVDSKFLVGFGGILVVGCSVLSSMGFYAWIGIPSSLVILQVVPFLVLAVGADNIFIFVLEYQRDVRRPGEQREEHIGRVLGNVAPSMLLCSMSESVCFFLGALSTMPAVKSFALYAAFAVLMDFVLQMSAFVALLSLDTRRQDSNRCEIACCVTVKQPRSSKPNEGILLPLMQKYYAPALLHPVSRIVVIVVFLCFFCASIYLMFNVKVGLDQELAMPSDSYMLTYFAYLYKYFEVGVPVYFVTTKGYNFSSDSGMNAVCSSVGCNQFSLTQKIQYATSFPNISYLAIPASSWVDDFIDWLNPQSRCCRTYLLGSNKGKFCPAYENLFICKKCMQEADDGVLRPSVTEFNEFLPSFLGNRPDLLCPKGGLGAYDTSVVMDNVTGEILASRFMAYHTPLTNSQEFTNALVTAREIAHNITMTMRSVPGTAEDFEVFPYTVTYVYYEQYIGIVYEGLVNLSLCLIPTFVVCCILLGMDLRSGLLNLLTILMITVDTVGVMTLWGIDYNAVSLINLVTAVGISVEFVSHLTRSFALSTMSNKVERAKDATAKMGSAVFAGVAMTNLPGIVVLAFAKAQLIQIFFFRLNLVITLLGMAHGLIFLPVLLSFFGPSVNKALLLQLQRKKDLEMEQRNKAVYKNDGFDTNENHAGSEPNNATKVPKIYEEVKLDPEMTPEPSKEDTKNIQSNVCL; from the exons ATGGGTGTCCTGACAAAGAACTGGGACCTCGTCTTTTTAACACTGGCTGCATATTTG GTGCTTTGTGACGCTCAGCCTCAGCCTGGTCACTGTGTAATGTATGATGAATGTGGTCTAAACCCTGATGTAGAAAAGCCCCTGCTTCCTCCATACATACCCTGCAAAAGTTATCAGCCAGCAACCTTAACATCAGGCCAACACTACCAGCTACTGAAGGAGGTCTGTCCTATGTTAGACCAAGGTGTAAATAATTCATTTGCCTGCTGCACCCCTACTCAGTTGCGTGCTCTGCGAAACAGCCTGACCCTTTCCAAAGCTGTGCTGCTCCGATGCCCAGCCTGTACTTACAATTTTGCCCAGATACACTGTATAACCACCTGCAGTCCTAACCAGAGCCAGGTAGTCAACATCACCAGAACTGTGAACGTCACGATTGGTGGAGTGGAAAAAGATGGTGTGGTTGCATACCAGGCTTATGTTTCGACCAACTTCTCCGATGCGTCTTTCAGGTCCTGCCAGAATGTACGGATTCCAGCTACAGGTGGATATGCTATTGGTACCATGTGTGGCCAATATGGTTATAAGCAGTGCACACCACAGCGCTGGTTAGATTTCCAGGGTGACTCTAGCAATGGTCTGGCTCCACTCGATATTGATTTTAGACTTATTCTACCTAACGAGACCTCTGAGGTACCAGAGGGAATGGTTCCATATGCAGGTGTAGCGATAGGCTGTAACGAAACAACACCCATTGGGGAAAAAGAATGCTCATGCCAGGACTGTCTGGATGCATGCCCTGTAGTGCCTCCACCTGAACTAAGACCTGTGGCGTCTTCCAGCTTCATGATCGCAGGCATGAACGGTGTCCTTTTCATCTGTCTCATTGTCTTTATATTTTTGTCTCTCCTGTTCCTTGCTTTCCTTGTGGCAAAGTTTGTCTTCCAAACGCGAAAGAGTAAGTTGTCGAAAAGGGGCAAGGACAATAATGAAAATGAAGTGGACTTTAACAAAACAGTGGATCCCAAAGATATCACATGCTCTGATCGAGCAAGTCTGGCTGCACAAGAAATTCTGGGTTCGTTTTTTCAGAGGTGGGGAACGACAATGGCTAGGTACCCCAAGACGGTGATCGTTGTATGTCTGGTTGCAGTGGTGGCGTTTTCAACTGGGCTGATGCATATAGAACTGACTACTGATCCTGTTCAACTTTGGTCAGCTCCTAATAGCCGTGCAAGGCGTGAGAAGGACTTTCATGATGAgcatttttctcccttttttcgTACCAACCAGCTGATTCTGACAGCTCCAGGCAGAGAAGGTTATGTGTATGACTCTTTGCTATTTGGCAAAACAAACATCAGCGGCCTCATCTCTAAAG ACCTCATTTTTCAACTACTGGAGCTTCAAGAAAGAATCCAGGCAATCAATTTCTGGTCGGAAGACCTTCAACGAAATACCAGCCTTAAGGATGTGTGCTATGCTCCACTTAATCCAGTAAACCCTGCTCTTTCTGACTGCGCTGTTAACGGTCTTCCTCAGTACTTCCAAAACAGCATTGATAATCTGAACGCAAAGGCCAACATGACCGAGTTAGGCGTGACTAAAGAGGTCGACTGGAGAGATCATTTAATCTACTGCCTCAA CTCTCCATTGTCTTTTAAAGACATCACTGCACTTGGCATGAGTTGTATGGCTGACTATGGAGGACCTGTTTTTCCCTTCTTGGCTGTAGGCGGATATGAAA ATGATGACTACACAGATGCTGAAGCCTTCATTCTCACATTTTCTTTGAATAACTATCCACGGGATGACCCAAAGTTCAATGTGGTGCAAGAATGGGAATCAAAGTTCTTGGAGATAGTACAGGAATACCAGAGAAATCCAAGCACCAACTTTACTTTTGCCTACATGGCTGAG CGATCTTTGGAAGATGAAATAAACAGAACAACAATTGAGGACATCCCCATCTTTATGATCAGTTATGCAGTCATCTTTTTGTATATTGCCGTGGCTCTGGGAGAATACTCATCCTTCAAACGTATTCTG GTGGACTCAAAGTTCCTTGTCGGCTTTGGGGGCATATTGGTAGTAGGCTGTTCAGTTCTATCCTCCATGGGTTTCTATGCTTGGATAGGAATCCCATCCTCTCTAGTCATTCTGCAGGTGGTCCCCTTTCTAGTCCTGGCTGTAGGAGCTGACAACATCTTTATCTTTGTTCTGGAGTACCAG CGAGATGTCCGCCGTCCAGGAGAGCAGCGAGAGGAGCACATCGGTCGAGTCCTTGGAAATGTCGCTCCCAGCATGCTTCTTTGTAGCATGTCTGAATCTGTTTGCTTCTTCTTGG GTGCTTTGAGTACAATGCCTGCTGTGAAGTCTTTTGCGCTCTATGCTGCCTTCGCCGTCCTAATGGACTTTGTGCTGCAGATGAGTGCATTTGTGGCACTGCTGTCTTTAGACACTCGGCGACAAGATTCAAATCGCTGCGAAATAGCTTGCTGTGTCACTGTTAAGCAACCACGATCTTCCAAACCCAATGAGGGCATCCTCCTTCCCTTAATGCAGAAATATTATGCCCCGGCACTGCTCCACCCGGTTTCCAGGATAGTAGTG ATCGTGGTGTTCCTCTGCTTCTTCTGTGCCTCCATCTACCTGATGTTCAATGTGAAGGTGGGCTTGGATCAGGAGCTGGCCATGCCATCA GACTCCTACATGTTGACATACTTTGCATACCTGTACAAGTACTTTGAGGTTGGTGTTCCTGTATATTTTGTCACAACAAAAGGCTATAACTTCTCGAGTGATAGTGGCATGAACGCAGTGTGTTCCAGTGTTGGCTGCAACCAGTTCTCCCTCACCCAAAAGATCCAGTATGCCACATCATTTCCTAACAT ATCATACTTGGCTATCCCAGCATCTTCCTGGGTGGATGATTTCATTGACTGGCTAAATCCCCAATCCAGGTGCTGTCGTACTTACCTCCTCGGAAGTAACAAAGGGAAATTCTGTCCTGCTTATGAGA ACCTCTTTATATGTAAGAAGTGTATGCAAGAAGCAGATGACGGTGTCTTGCGTCCATCTGTAACGGAGTTTAACGAGTTTCTCCCAAGCTTTCTCGGCAACCGGCCAGACTTACTGTGTCCCAAAGG TGGTTTGGGGGCTTATGATACATCTGTGGTCATGGACAATGTGACTGGAGAGATATTAG catcTCGGTTCATGGCGTATCACACTCCTCTCACTAACTCACAGGAGTTTACAAATGCTCTGGTCACGGCGAGAGAGATCGCTCACAATATCACCATGACTATGAGAAGTGTGCCAGGCACGGCAGAAGACTTCGAGGTTTTCCCCTATAC TGTCACGTATGTGTACTACGAGCAGTACATTGGCATTGTGTATGAAGGCCTGGTGAACCTCTCGCTCTGTTTGATACCCACCTTTGTGGTGTGCTGCATCCTGCTCGGCATGGACCTGCGCTCAGGTCTCCTCAACCTTCTCACCATACTAATGATCACTGTGGATACAGTGGGTGTCATGACACTGTGGGGCATTGACTACAACGCTGTGTCGTTAATCAACCTTGTCACG GCTGTGGGGATATCAGTGGAGTTTGTGTCTCATTTAACACGCTCCTTCGCCCTGAGCACTATGTCCAATAAGGTGGAGAGGGCCAAAGATGCTACAGCTAAGATGGGTAGTGCG GTGTTTGCTGGCGTTGCTATGACCAACCTGCCTGGAATCGTCGTGCTGGCATTCGCTAAAGCTCAGCTCATCCAGATCTTCTTCTTCCGTCTTAATCTGGTCATCACGCTGCTGGGAATGGCACACGGTCTCATCTTCCTGCCTGTGCTGCTCAGCTTTTTTG GCCCGTCTGTAAACAAGGCTTTGCTGCTACAgcttcaaagaaaaaaagacctaGAGATGGAGCAGCGCAACAAAGCAGTTTACAAAAATGATGGCTTTGATACGAACGAGAATCATGCTGGATCAGAGCCCAACAATGCCACAAAGGTGCCCAAAATTTATGAAGAAGTGAAGCTAGACCCAGAGATGACACCAGAACCAAGCAAGGAGGACACCAAAAATATCCAGAGCAATGTTTGTCTTTAG